The following DNA comes from Pseudoalteromonas aliena SW19.
GTCGCTGTCTACATGTAACTCTAATTTATTATTAGCATGATCTATATGCATATTTAAATGAATTGGGTTACAGCAGGCAGCGCAATCTTCAATGTAGTCCTGATCGCCCATGCTTGCGTCTAGATCTAAATGAATGTGGTGTCCACAGTGTGGACAAGCGATTCGTTGTGATAAAAAGTTTTTCATAATCACTCCAATTACAGATAGCTTAAGCAGAGTTTGAAATTTATTTTATTCTAACCATGGCTTAATGACGTAAAACTGAACTCCTTAGAACCCTTTAAATATAGTCTGTTTGGCGTGTTATGACAGTTTATTTACACCTATTGCATAAGCTTTTCTATATGTTGTTTAGCTTCAGTAAGATAGTGACCAGCAAAAATATTGGCGTGATTTAAAATTGGATACAACTGGTAAACTAATTTACGTTTATGATAATTTTTTGAAAGAGGGTATTGCTGATCATAGGCGGCATAAAAATCGTCAGGTAGTGGAGCAAATAGCTCACTCATTGCAATATCGACTTCCCGATCACCATAATAACATGCAGGATTAAATAGGCTGGGCATTGTGCTTACAAAGCCCATATTACCTCGCCAAAAGTCACCATGCAGTAGCGATGGTGTTACATGATGACTATGAAGCTGCTCTTTTACAGTATTTATTAAGCGCTCGGGTTCAATAAAACGAATACCTTTTTCAGCGAGTAGCTGCAGTTGCCAGCCAATACGTTCTTCGGCATAAAACACATCCCATTTTTTATGCCATCTATTGGGTTGTACTGTGGTTGCTAAGTAATTATCAACATCAAAACCGAACATTGCTTGATCGTGTTTTTGGTGCATATAAGCGAGGTTTTTCCCCATATCATTCCATGTTGAGTGGGGCTGTTGATCAAGCTTTTGCCATTGCGTAACAATAAACGAGAACTCTATGTTTGCACCCGTTACAATACAGTCAGGAATTATAAAATGGCTATTTTGCGCGAGAAGCTTTAAACCAATAGATTCACTTTCTAATCGGTCAAGTTCACTTTTTAGCGCTATTTTCACTAAAAAATTATGCGTATCGTTGGTAAGATGAAATAGTTTGTCTGTATTGGTGCTTTGTAATTGGCGCTTATAGGTGTGTTTGAAGTCATCATTAATGGCAATACTGATGTGCTCGTTGACTGTTTTCCACATAACAATCGCTCGTCTTTTGAACAGATACTTAAACTATGGCAAAAAGGGATTAATTTAACAATCTAAACGTTGTAAAATTAATAGCTAACTGCATAAAAATTGCACTTAATTAAATGGAGTAAAAATGAACAAAAGTTTAATAACCAATTTGCTAGCGGGTTTATTTGTTGTTGCGGGTTTTATACTCGATCAAGCAATTGTGTTATCTGTTGGTTTATTTGCACTTTCGGGCGCGGTAACTAATTTATTAGCTATTCATATGTTGTTTGAAAAAGTCCCTTTTTTATATGGATCCGGCGTAATCGCGCTTAAGTTTGAAAGCTTTAAAAGTGCCATAAGAAACTTAATATTAACGGAGTTTTTTTCAGAGCAAAAAATTAATAATCTACTAAATAAAGCACAGCCAAATATCGACTTTGAACCCATAATCAGTCATGTTGATTTAAATCCGGCATTCGACAATTTGTTAGAGGTAATAGAGCAATCTCAGTTTGGGAGCATGCTTAGCATGTTTGGCGGTACTGCTGCAATAGAACCAATGCGTGAAAAGTTCATTGAAAAAATGCAACTATCGCTTGGTGAAATATCTCAAACTGACAACTTTAAAGCCCTTGTTACCCAAACGCTTTCGCAAGGTAATAGCGCAGAAGGTTTACACAATACAGTGCTTAAATTAGTGGATGAGCGATTAGATGAGCTAACCCCTAAAATGGTTAAAGAGATTATTCAAACCATGATCCGCGAGCACCTAGGCTGGCTTGTCGTGTGGGGCGGTGTGTTTGGTGGGTTATTTGGTTTAATCGCGGCCGTGATTTAAGCACAGGCTGAGCTATCAAATAATGCTATTAAAAGTATTTTATAGCTACAAATACCAATTTTGTTAAAAACATCATCATTCTATCGCATTAAATAGCGCCCTCACTGCGTTAAAAATTATTCGTGTAGAATAACTACACGTCATAATTCTCGCCTTATTATTGCGCTATTTTCT
Coding sequences within:
- a CDS encoding fructosamine kinase family protein, whose protein sequence is MWKTVNEHISIAINDDFKHTYKRQLQSTNTDKLFHLTNDTHNFLVKIALKSELDRLESESIGLKLLAQNSHFIIPDCIVTGANIEFSFIVTQWQKLDQQPHSTWNDMGKNLAYMHQKHDQAMFGFDVDNYLATTVQPNRWHKKWDVFYAEERIGWQLQLLAEKGIRFIEPERLINTVKEQLHSHHVTPSLLHGDFWRGNMGFVSTMPSLFNPACYYGDREVDIAMSELFAPLPDDFYAAYDQQYPLSKNYHKRKLVYQLYPILNHANIFAGHYLTEAKQHIEKLMQ
- a CDS encoding CPXCG motif-containing cysteine-rich protein, yielding MKNFLSQRIACPHCGHHIHLDLDASMGDQDYIEDCAACCNPIHLNMHIDHANNKLELHVDSDDEQIF
- a CDS encoding DUF445 domain-containing protein, encoding MNKSLITNLLAGLFVVAGFILDQAIVLSVGLFALSGAVTNLLAIHMLFEKVPFLYGSGVIALKFESFKSAIRNLILTEFFSEQKINNLLNKAQPNIDFEPIISHVDLNPAFDNLLEVIEQSQFGSMLSMFGGTAAIEPMREKFIEKMQLSLGEISQTDNFKALVTQTLSQGNSAEGLHNTVLKLVDERLDELTPKMVKEIIQTMIREHLGWLVVWGGVFGGLFGLIAAVI